In Paenibacillus sp. G2S3, a single window of DNA contains:
- a CDS encoding polysaccharide biosynthesis protein produces MKSNSQTSRLLQGAFILSAAAIISKLIGTLQKIPLQNLGGDAVFGIYNTVYPLYTMLLTVAMLGLPAAISKFVAEASAGRRDDEGRRILRLSAIITGISGLVIGAITYAGAPIIAGWVGNSHVMPALRTSAWGLAFVPIMSALRGYFQGLHNMVPTAVSQIVEQSVRVTVMIVLLLYLTSLDAGAESIAAGALLGSAGGGAAGLVIMLLYLRRHRRQLRQGVPLDADASVESQDLKPPNAEIKGRANQRIMGVKAGTLLAYGIPVMLGALAMPLIGLVDVFTVPRLLSSAGSEVEAMTQFGVYNRGLPLVQIVTMIATSLSVVFIPALAEAKYKGDMKLIESRCSLSLRWFWLLGLAASAGLAVLAEPINMALYGDTAGSSTMTWLALTAVGGTVSIISAALLQGLGYVRAPALHLLAAALLKAVLNLLLVPQQGITGAAIAGVAAHSFAAALNVLLLYHQGHLRLRLADALARPALLTAGLALAAAAASWGVSAVATAAGIGGGRTASLAQSLLGVLAGCAVFAVGAIALRLLSESELRQLPGFGPSLADKLKKLRLFP; encoded by the coding sequence ATGAAATCTAACTCACAAACATCACGGTTGCTGCAAGGGGCATTTATTCTAAGTGCAGCAGCGATTATTTCAAAGCTTATAGGTACACTTCAAAAAATCCCGCTGCAAAATCTAGGCGGAGATGCGGTATTTGGTATATACAACACAGTTTATCCCTTGTACACGATGTTGTTAACGGTAGCGATGCTGGGTTTGCCAGCGGCTATATCCAAATTTGTCGCTGAAGCCTCTGCAGGAAGACGGGATGACGAGGGTCGGCGGATTCTGCGGTTATCTGCGATTATAACGGGCATTAGCGGTTTGGTTATCGGAGCAATCACCTATGCAGGTGCGCCGATTATAGCTGGGTGGGTCGGCAACTCGCATGTGATGCCCGCTTTGCGAACAAGTGCTTGGGGACTGGCGTTCGTCCCAATCATGTCAGCTTTGCGCGGATACTTTCAGGGCCTTCATAATATGGTTCCGACGGCTGTGTCACAAATTGTAGAGCAGTCCGTACGCGTTACGGTGATGATTGTGCTGCTATTATATCTGACTTCGCTAGATGCAGGCGCTGAGAGCATCGCTGCTGGCGCATTGCTCGGCTCGGCTGGGGGAGGGGCAGCGGGCCTTGTGATTATGCTGCTATATTTGCGACGTCATCGGCGGCAATTAAGACAGGGAGTCCCTTTAGATGCTGACGCTTCTGTCGAAAGTCAGGATTTAAAGCCGCCCAATGCGGAAATTAAGGGGCGTGCCAATCAACGAATTATGGGCGTTAAAGCAGGAACCTTACTGGCTTATGGAATTCCTGTGATGCTAGGCGCGCTAGCAATGCCTCTTATCGGTCTTGTAGATGTATTCACTGTACCTCGCTTGCTATCCTCTGCAGGAAGTGAAGTGGAGGCGATGACACAGTTTGGTGTGTATAATCGCGGTTTGCCGCTAGTGCAGATTGTAACGATGATTGCCACTTCTTTGTCTGTTGTGTTCATTCCAGCCTTGGCAGAGGCAAAGTACAAGGGAGATATGAAGCTGATTGAGAGCCGTTGCAGCTTATCACTGCGTTGGTTCTGGCTGTTAGGTCTAGCGGCCTCAGCGGGCCTAGCAGTGCTTGCTGAGCCGATTAATATGGCTCTTTACGGCGACACCGCCGGTAGCAGCACTATGACTTGGCTGGCCTTAACCGCTGTTGGCGGTACGGTCAGCATCATCTCGGCTGCGCTCCTGCAGGGCCTCGGCTACGTGCGCGCCCCGGCCCTGCACCTTTTGGCCGCCGCGCTGCTCAAGGCGGTCCTGAACCTGCTGCTGGTTCCGCAGCAGGGCATTACCGGCGCAGCCATCGCTGGCGTGGCCGCGCATTCGTTCGCAGCAGCGCTCAATGTGCTGCTGCTGTACCACCAGGGCCATCTGCGGCTTCGCCTCGCAGATGCCCTGGCACGGCCCGCGCTGCTCACAGCGGGCCTGGCTCTTGCCGCCGCAGCCGCCAGCTGGGGCGTGAGCGCTGTGGCTACGGCCGCTGGCATCGGCGGCGGACGCACCGCCAGCTTGGCGCAGAGCCTGCTCGGAGTGCTCGCAGGCTGCGCTGTCTTTGCCGTAGGGGCTATAGCCCTGCGGCTCCTTAGCGAAAGCGAGCTGCGCCAGCTTCCGGGCTTCGGCCCGTCCCTGGCGGACAAGCTGAAGAAGCTGCGCTTATTTCCTTAA
- the mazG gene encoding nucleoside triphosphate pyrophosphohydrolase: MSATLTVVGLGSGNPDRLTLGIVKKLKAASVVYVRTKEHPVMAALSELEIASQSFDGLYESLSSFPEVYAAITSKLIEEAQAAADGTDIVYAVPGHPMVAESAVSQLRERCPEEGIELQILGGESFLDEAFVRLGFDPIEGFQLLDASGIRSAQLQPELHTLIGQVYDSFTASETKLCLMELYPPEYEVVVGHALGVENEESIVRVPLYELDRLDGYGNLSLVYVPANRDENLRNRTFARLHEIVDILRSPEGCPWDREQTHESLRKNLIEETYEVLETIDEDDPDHMKEELGDLLLQIMLHSQMEEELGTFNVYDVIEGLNDKLIFRHPHVFGDTNANDAEEALKNWEGMKAEEKRRKGVKPEELSVLSGVPRDLPALMKAYKLQKKASKVGFDWDNATDCIAKIREEIDELQEAIDTDAASDDQILELGDLLFAVTNVARFIDADPEEALTRTNRKFVRRFQYIEQSLQRKGKSVKDSSLEEMEELWQEAKAEERKV; this comes from the coding sequence ATGAGTGCAACATTAACAGTCGTCGGTCTTGGTTCAGGCAACCCTGATCGATTGACGCTAGGAATTGTAAAAAAATTGAAGGCAGCATCTGTTGTCTACGTGCGCACGAAAGAGCATCCGGTCATGGCTGCACTCTCTGAGCTTGAAATAGCTTCACAGTCCTTTGATGGGTTGTATGAATCTTTATCCTCATTTCCTGAGGTGTATGCAGCGATAACTTCAAAGCTGATTGAAGAGGCTCAAGCAGCAGCAGACGGTACAGATATTGTCTACGCGGTTCCGGGTCATCCTATGGTTGCGGAATCAGCGGTTTCGCAGCTGCGCGAGCGGTGTCCTGAGGAAGGCATTGAACTGCAAATATTGGGCGGAGAAAGCTTTCTCGACGAGGCGTTTGTTCGACTCGGGTTTGACCCCATCGAAGGATTCCAGTTACTAGATGCTTCAGGCATTCGCAGTGCTCAGCTTCAGCCTGAACTACATACTCTGATTGGTCAGGTGTACGATAGCTTTACAGCCTCGGAGACAAAATTATGTCTGATGGAGCTGTACCCGCCTGAATATGAAGTTGTTGTGGGTCATGCACTCGGTGTCGAGAACGAAGAAAGCATTGTAAGAGTTCCACTATACGAACTGGATCGACTCGACGGTTATGGTAACCTGTCACTAGTTTATGTACCTGCGAATCGCGATGAGAATCTAAGAAATCGTACCTTTGCCCGATTGCATGAGATTGTCGATATTCTTCGAAGCCCGGAAGGTTGTCCATGGGATCGGGAGCAGACACATGAATCCCTGCGCAAAAATTTAATCGAAGAAACCTACGAAGTCCTTGAAACGATTGATGAGGATGACCCCGATCATATGAAAGAGGAGCTGGGCGACCTTTTACTTCAAATTATGCTTCACTCTCAAATGGAGGAGGAGCTTGGCACGTTTAACGTGTATGACGTCATTGAAGGGCTGAATGATAAGCTTATCTTCCGTCACCCCCACGTATTCGGCGATACCAATGCAAATGATGCCGAAGAAGCGCTGAAGAACTGGGAGGGCATGAAGGCAGAAGAGAAGCGGCGTAAAGGTGTGAAGCCAGAGGAATTATCCGTTCTTAGTGGTGTTCCGCGTGATCTGCCTGCCCTTATGAAGGCATACAAGCTTCAGAAAAAAGCATCCAAGGTGGGCTTTGACTGGGACAACGCTACGGATTGCATAGCCAAGATTCGTGAGGAGATCGATGAGCTGCAGGAGGCGATTGACACAGATGCAGCATCAGATGATCAAATTCTAGAACTTGGAGATTTGTTGTTCGCAGTTACCAATGTCGCTCGTTTTATCGATGCAGATCCGGAAGAGGCATTAACCCGGACTAACCGCAAATTTGTGCGCCGATTTCAATATATTGAGCAAAGCTTGCAGCGCAAGGGAAAGAGTGTAAAGGATAGTAGTCTGGAAGAGATGGAAGAATTGTGGCAGGAAGCTAAGGCTGAGGAGCGAAAAGTCTAG